One region of Cuculus canorus isolate bCucCan1 chromosome 6, bCucCan1.pri, whole genome shotgun sequence genomic DNA includes:
- the STEAP3 gene encoding metalloreductase STEAP3 isoform X2 translates to MPSLAFPQALRMSGGDMAKPLLAHRSIEGDPSTTPAVGRTVGVLGSGDFARSLAIRLVCSGFKVVVGSRNPKRKAGLFPSAAEVTFQADAVKKTDVIFVAVFREHYSTLCDLADVLEGKILVDVSNNTEINHHKESNAEHLASLFPACTVVKGFNVVSAWTLQSGARDGNKQVLICSNNQEAKRTVAEIAQVMGFTPVDMGCMSSAREIENIPLRLLPAWKIPIFLALGLFLCFFTYNLIRQVIHPYIREQKNKLYKIPIEVVNTTLPCVSYVMLSLVYLPGVLAACLQLHYGTKYKRFPDWLDQWLQHRKQIGLLSFFCAALHAMYSLCLPMRRSHRYQLIETAVKQAVEKKMNIWVEEEVWRMEIYISVGIIALGLLSLLAITSLPSIANSLNWREFSFIQSTLGFVALVISTLHTLTYGWSRAFDENQYKFYLPPTYTLTLLVPCTVILAKVIFNLPCIQQRLLRIRRGWEKGRYVKFILPSATGEYSSGETSSNV, encoded by the exons ATGCCTTCTCTTGCCTTTCCTCAAGCTCTCAG gaTGTCTGGAGGCGATATGGCCAAGCCCTTGCTGGCCCATCGGAGCATAGAGGGTGACCCGAGCACCACACCAGCAGTGGGACGCACCGTAGGGGTGCTAGGGAGTGGGGACTTCGCACGGTCATTGGCCATCCGCCTGGTGTGCTCCGGATTCAAGGTGGTGGTTGGCAGCCGCAACCCGAAGCGCAAGGCCGGcctcttcccttctgcagcaGAAGTCACCTTCCAGGCTGATGCGGTGAAGAAGACAGATGTCATTTTTGTGGCGGTTTTCAGGGAACATTACTCCACCCTCTGTGACCTGGCTGATGTGCTGGAGGGCAAGATCCTGGTGGATGTTAGTAACAACACCGAGATCAACCATCACAAGGAATCCAATGCTGAGCACTTGGCTTCCCTGTTCCCAGCCTGCACTGTGGTCAAGGGGTTTAACGTGGTTTCTGCGTGGACGCTGCAGTCAGGTGCCAGGGATGGAAATAAGCAG GTTCTGATTTGCTCAAATAACCAAGAAGCCAAGCGCACTGTAGCAGAAATTGCTCAAGTCATGGGATTCACCCCTGTGGACATGGGCTGCATGTCATCAGCCCGTGAGATTGAGAACATTCCCCTGCGCCTCTTGCCAGCCTGGAAAATCCCCATCTTTTTGGCTCTGgggctttttctttgcttcttcacTTACAACCTGATCCGGCAGGTCATCCACCCTTACATCAGGGAGCAGAAGAACAAGTTGTACAAGATTCCCATTGAGGTGGTCAACACAACACTGCCTTGTGTGTCCTACGTCATGCTGTCTCTCGTCTACCTGCCCGGGGTGCTGGCAGCCTGCTTGCAACTCCACTATGGCACAAAATATAAGCGCTTTCCAGATTGGCTCGACCAGTGGCTCCAGCACCGAAAGCAGATTGGTCTCCTCAGCTTCTTCTGTGCGGCTTTGCATGCTATGTACAGCCTCTGTCTGCCCATGCGCCGCTCCCACCGCTACCAGTTAATTGAGACAGCTGTCAAGCAG GCTGTGGAGAAGAAGATGAATATCTGGGTAGAGGAGGAAGTCTGGAGGATGGAGATTTATATCTCTGTTGGAATAATTGCCCTGGGCTTGCTGTCGTTACTTGCCATCACTTCACTTCCATCCATCGCAAACTCTCTCAACTGGAGGGAATTCAGTTTCATTCAG TCCACCCTTGGATTTGTCGCCTTGGTAATCAGCACTCTACACACACTCACGTACGGCTGGTCGAGGGCCTTCGATGAGAACCAGTACAAATTCTACTTGCCTCCAACCTACACCCTCACACTGCTCGTCCCATGTACTGTGATCCTAGCAAAAGTCATCTTCAATTTGCCTTGCATCCAGCAAAGACTTCTGCGAATCAGGAGGGGCTGGGAGAAGGGGAGATATGTGAAGTTTATTCTGCCCAGCGCAACAGGGGAATATTCGAGTGGGGAGACCTCTAGCAATGTCTAA
- the STEAP3 gene encoding metalloreductase STEAP3 isoform X1 has translation MDECSQQVLDHANTRNFPKSLHLQLSVVFCPPPMVLVHYCTHTVGFGRWVLDYWDQIHTHFCSSGLTGTYPHDWGCGLGLCKSFTMNLQFPLVFPSRMSGGDMAKPLLAHRSIEGDPSTTPAVGRTVGVLGSGDFARSLAIRLVCSGFKVVVGSRNPKRKAGLFPSAAEVTFQADAVKKTDVIFVAVFREHYSTLCDLADVLEGKILVDVSNNTEINHHKESNAEHLASLFPACTVVKGFNVVSAWTLQSGARDGNKQVLICSNNQEAKRTVAEIAQVMGFTPVDMGCMSSAREIENIPLRLLPAWKIPIFLALGLFLCFFTYNLIRQVIHPYIREQKNKLYKIPIEVVNTTLPCVSYVMLSLVYLPGVLAACLQLHYGTKYKRFPDWLDQWLQHRKQIGLLSFFCAALHAMYSLCLPMRRSHRYQLIETAVKQAVEKKMNIWVEEEVWRMEIYISVGIIALGLLSLLAITSLPSIANSLNWREFSFIQSTLGFVALVISTLHTLTYGWSRAFDENQYKFYLPPTYTLTLLVPCTVILAKVIFNLPCIQQRLLRIRRGWEKGRYVKFILPSATGEYSSGETSSNV, from the exons aTGGATGAATGCAGCCAGCAGGTGTTGGACCATGCAAACACACGAAACTTTCCTAAATCCCTTCACCTTCAACTCAGTGTGGTGTTTTGTCCCCCTCCAATGGTGCTTGTACATTACTGCACACATACTGTTGGCTTTGGTAGATGGGTCCTGGACTACTGGGACCAAATCCACACGCACTTCTGTTCAAGTGGCCTAACTGGCACGTATCCTCATGACTGGGGATGTGGTCTGGGTCTCTGTAAGAGCTTCACAATGAACTTGCAATTTccccttgtttttccttccaggaTGTCTGGAGGCGATATGGCCAAGCCCTTGCTGGCCCATCGGAGCATAGAGGGTGACCCGAGCACCACACCAGCAGTGGGACGCACCGTAGGGGTGCTAGGGAGTGGGGACTTCGCACGGTCATTGGCCATCCGCCTGGTGTGCTCCGGATTCAAGGTGGTGGTTGGCAGCCGCAACCCGAAGCGCAAGGCCGGcctcttcccttctgcagcaGAAGTCACCTTCCAGGCTGATGCGGTGAAGAAGACAGATGTCATTTTTGTGGCGGTTTTCAGGGAACATTACTCCACCCTCTGTGACCTGGCTGATGTGCTGGAGGGCAAGATCCTGGTGGATGTTAGTAACAACACCGAGATCAACCATCACAAGGAATCCAATGCTGAGCACTTGGCTTCCCTGTTCCCAGCCTGCACTGTGGTCAAGGGGTTTAACGTGGTTTCTGCGTGGACGCTGCAGTCAGGTGCCAGGGATGGAAATAAGCAG GTTCTGATTTGCTCAAATAACCAAGAAGCCAAGCGCACTGTAGCAGAAATTGCTCAAGTCATGGGATTCACCCCTGTGGACATGGGCTGCATGTCATCAGCCCGTGAGATTGAGAACATTCCCCTGCGCCTCTTGCCAGCCTGGAAAATCCCCATCTTTTTGGCTCTGgggctttttctttgcttcttcacTTACAACCTGATCCGGCAGGTCATCCACCCTTACATCAGGGAGCAGAAGAACAAGTTGTACAAGATTCCCATTGAGGTGGTCAACACAACACTGCCTTGTGTGTCCTACGTCATGCTGTCTCTCGTCTACCTGCCCGGGGTGCTGGCAGCCTGCTTGCAACTCCACTATGGCACAAAATATAAGCGCTTTCCAGATTGGCTCGACCAGTGGCTCCAGCACCGAAAGCAGATTGGTCTCCTCAGCTTCTTCTGTGCGGCTTTGCATGCTATGTACAGCCTCTGTCTGCCCATGCGCCGCTCCCACCGCTACCAGTTAATTGAGACAGCTGTCAAGCAG GCTGTGGAGAAGAAGATGAATATCTGGGTAGAGGAGGAAGTCTGGAGGATGGAGATTTATATCTCTGTTGGAATAATTGCCCTGGGCTTGCTGTCGTTACTTGCCATCACTTCACTTCCATCCATCGCAAACTCTCTCAACTGGAGGGAATTCAGTTTCATTCAG TCCACCCTTGGATTTGTCGCCTTGGTAATCAGCACTCTACACACACTCACGTACGGCTGGTCGAGGGCCTTCGATGAGAACCAGTACAAATTCTACTTGCCTCCAACCTACACCCTCACACTGCTCGTCCCATGTACTGTGATCCTAGCAAAAGTCATCTTCAATTTGCCTTGCATCCAGCAAAGACTTCTGCGAATCAGGAGGGGCTGGGAGAAGGGGAGATATGTGAAGTTTATTCTGCCCAGCGCAACAGGGGAATATTCGAGTGGGGAGACCTCTAGCAATGTCTAA
- the STEAP3 gene encoding metalloreductase STEAP3 isoform X3, which yields MSGGDMAKPLLAHRSIEGDPSTTPAVGRTVGVLGSGDFARSLAIRLVCSGFKVVVGSRNPKRKAGLFPSAAEVTFQADAVKKTDVIFVAVFREHYSTLCDLADVLEGKILVDVSNNTEINHHKESNAEHLASLFPACTVVKGFNVVSAWTLQSGARDGNKQVLICSNNQEAKRTVAEIAQVMGFTPVDMGCMSSAREIENIPLRLLPAWKIPIFLALGLFLCFFTYNLIRQVIHPYIREQKNKLYKIPIEVVNTTLPCVSYVMLSLVYLPGVLAACLQLHYGTKYKRFPDWLDQWLQHRKQIGLLSFFCAALHAMYSLCLPMRRSHRYQLIETAVKQAVEKKMNIWVEEEVWRMEIYISVGIIALGLLSLLAITSLPSIANSLNWREFSFIQSTLGFVALVISTLHTLTYGWSRAFDENQYKFYLPPTYTLTLLVPCTVILAKVIFNLPCIQQRLLRIRRGWEKGRYVKFILPSATGEYSSGETSSNV from the exons aTGTCTGGAGGCGATATGGCCAAGCCCTTGCTGGCCCATCGGAGCATAGAGGGTGACCCGAGCACCACACCAGCAGTGGGACGCACCGTAGGGGTGCTAGGGAGTGGGGACTTCGCACGGTCATTGGCCATCCGCCTGGTGTGCTCCGGATTCAAGGTGGTGGTTGGCAGCCGCAACCCGAAGCGCAAGGCCGGcctcttcccttctgcagcaGAAGTCACCTTCCAGGCTGATGCGGTGAAGAAGACAGATGTCATTTTTGTGGCGGTTTTCAGGGAACATTACTCCACCCTCTGTGACCTGGCTGATGTGCTGGAGGGCAAGATCCTGGTGGATGTTAGTAACAACACCGAGATCAACCATCACAAGGAATCCAATGCTGAGCACTTGGCTTCCCTGTTCCCAGCCTGCACTGTGGTCAAGGGGTTTAACGTGGTTTCTGCGTGGACGCTGCAGTCAGGTGCCAGGGATGGAAATAAGCAG GTTCTGATTTGCTCAAATAACCAAGAAGCCAAGCGCACTGTAGCAGAAATTGCTCAAGTCATGGGATTCACCCCTGTGGACATGGGCTGCATGTCATCAGCCCGTGAGATTGAGAACATTCCCCTGCGCCTCTTGCCAGCCTGGAAAATCCCCATCTTTTTGGCTCTGgggctttttctttgcttcttcacTTACAACCTGATCCGGCAGGTCATCCACCCTTACATCAGGGAGCAGAAGAACAAGTTGTACAAGATTCCCATTGAGGTGGTCAACACAACACTGCCTTGTGTGTCCTACGTCATGCTGTCTCTCGTCTACCTGCCCGGGGTGCTGGCAGCCTGCTTGCAACTCCACTATGGCACAAAATATAAGCGCTTTCCAGATTGGCTCGACCAGTGGCTCCAGCACCGAAAGCAGATTGGTCTCCTCAGCTTCTTCTGTGCGGCTTTGCATGCTATGTACAGCCTCTGTCTGCCCATGCGCCGCTCCCACCGCTACCAGTTAATTGAGACAGCTGTCAAGCAG GCTGTGGAGAAGAAGATGAATATCTGGGTAGAGGAGGAAGTCTGGAGGATGGAGATTTATATCTCTGTTGGAATAATTGCCCTGGGCTTGCTGTCGTTACTTGCCATCACTTCACTTCCATCCATCGCAAACTCTCTCAACTGGAGGGAATTCAGTTTCATTCAG TCCACCCTTGGATTTGTCGCCTTGGTAATCAGCACTCTACACACACTCACGTACGGCTGGTCGAGGGCCTTCGATGAGAACCAGTACAAATTCTACTTGCCTCCAACCTACACCCTCACACTGCTCGTCCCATGTACTGTGATCCTAGCAAAAGTCATCTTCAATTTGCCTTGCATCCAGCAAAGACTTCTGCGAATCAGGAGGGGCTGGGAGAAGGGGAGATATGTGAAGTTTATTCTGCCCAGCGCAACAGGGGAATATTCGAGTGGGGAGACCTCTAGCAATGTCTAA